CAATTCATTGATGGTGTTTTCCGTGGGGTCGCCTGCCGGCAGCATCACCCAGACGGCGCGAGGCTTTTGCAGCCCTGCGACCAGGGCTTTCAAGTCGGCGACGCCGGTGGCGCCCTCCTCGCTCAAGCCTTTGACAAATGCTTCGTTACGGTCGTAAACAACGGTGGTATGCCCATTGAGCATCAGGCGCCGTGCAATATTCCCGCCCATGCGGCCTAGTCCGATAATCCCCAGTTGCATGTGCTGATGCTCCCAACTACTAAATAAATGTGTGACATAGTTTATAGCGCAATGAGGCTAATGAGGGTTAGTCCAGAGCCGATCCGTGTAGTTTCATGACAAAAAGTCGCCATCATTTCAGCATCACGGCACAAAAAGTCACACGACCACCAAAAATAAAAAAGTTCCATTGCCCGCAAAAAGAATTCAGAATTGTCTCCGACTGCTGCCGAGAACCTCGACTCAAGCGTTCTGGCACACCGCGACACACCGGCTATTTGCGAGGTAAGCAATGAGCACTGCACAAATGTCCCGTCCGCCACAGACCCTCTACGTCACCCTGCGACGCGATGAGTTACGCCAGTTGAAAGACGAACGCGATCAACTGCAGCAGGAAGTCATGCGCCTGCGTGCCCACATCATTCAATCCCAGTTGGATCAGCCTGCCGGCGCGCAACCAGCGCTCTGCTGAGCCCGGTCATCACTTTGTAAGATAACAGCTACAAAAATCTCACAAAGTTTTCACATGCACCTCCCGATACTCCCGCCCGAAGGGCCACCTCATGCAAAGGTGGCCACTGTTGCGTGCAGCCCTGCGCGTCGACTGAAGAATGATCGGGTTGGAGCGCTGGATGGCAATGTTCAAACGCAGCACTAAGTCTGCGAAAGGCTTTGATTGGGCCGGTCTTGGCTGGCTATTCCTGTTTTTCTGGTATTTCTCGGGTATTACCCAACTGCTGATCCAACTCAGCGGCACCTCCGGTTTCAGCGGCTTTCGCCAAGCCTTCTTCATGAGCGCGATATGGCTCGCCCCCTGCTGATCTTCCCGCGCCGTACGCGCTTGCTCGCCGCGCTGATCGGCGTGGTGCTGTGGGCCTGCTCCATGGCCAGCCTGGGTTATTTCTTCATCTACCAGCAGGAATTTTCCCAAAGCGTCATCTTCATCATGTTCGAGTCGAACATCTCTGAAGCCGGCGAGTACGCCACCCAGTACTTTGCCTGGTGGATCGTGCTGGCGTTTATTGCCCACACCGCCGTTGCGATTTTCCTGTGGACCCGGGTTCGCCCGGTGTACCTGCCACGTGCCCAGGCCCTGGTGGCGGCCACCGCGATTCTGGTGGCCATTATTGGTTACCCGCTGGTCAAGCAGATCGCCCGCAGCGACACCCTGGACGACGCCATCGACCGCTTCGAAACGCGTATCGAGCCCGCCGTGCCATGGCAGATGATCGTTGCCTACCGCCGCTACACCGAACAGCTGGACAACATGCAAGGCATGCTCGACAGCGCCAGCCAGATCCCGCCCCTGACCAACCTCAAGGACACCATGGCCGGCCAGCCCTCGACCCTGGTGCTGGTCATCGGCGAGTCCACCAACCGCCAGCGCATGAGCCTCTATGGCTACCCGCGCAAGACCACGCCGGAACTGGACAAGCTGCGCGACCAACTGGCGGTGTTCGACAACGTCATCACCCCGCGCCCCTACACCATCGAGGCGCTGCAACAGGTGCTGACGTTCGCCGACGAGGAAAACCCGGACCTGTACCTGAAAACCCCCTCCATCGTCAGCGTGATGAAACAGGCCGGCTACAAGACCTACTGGATCACCAACCAACAGACCATGACCAAACGCAACACCATGCTCACGACCTTTTCCGAACAGGCTGACGAGCAGGTGTACCTGAACAACAACCGCAACCAGAACGCCCGCCAGTATGACGGCGACGTGCTGGAGCCGTTCGCCAAGGCCATGGCCGACCCGGCCGAGCGCAAGTTCATCGTGGTGCACCTGCTCGGCACCCACATGAGCTACCAGTACCGCTACCCGGAATCATTCGACAAATTCACCGATCGCCAAGGTGTGCCCGCCGGGATCAGCGACGATCAACTGCCGGTCTACAACAGCTATGACAATGCGGTGCTGTACAACGATTTCGTGGTGTCGAGCCTGATCAAGGACTACGCGAAGACCGATCCGAATGGTTTTCTGTTGTATCTGTCGGACCACGGCGAGGACGTCTTCGATTCGGCCGGCCACGCCACCCTGGGGCGCAACGAAGGCAAGCCGACCGCGCCGATGTACACCATTCCTTTCATGGCGTACGCCTCACCGAAATGGCGCGAAACCCACGACTGGAGTTTCGCCGGCGACCTGCAACGCCCCTACAGCAGCTCGCAGTTGATCCACACCTGGGCCGACTTGGCCGGCCTGAGCTTCAACGAACTGGACCGCAGTAAAAGCCTGGTGAGCGACAGCTTCAAGCCACGCCCGCTGCTGATCGGCAACCCCTATGCACGTGAGCAGAAAGCCTTGATTGACTTCAGCATGATCAAGCCGAAAAAGCCCAACCCCACCGATGTGGTACTGCAGGAAGCGCCTGGCTTGTAACAGAAAGATAACAATCATTCTCGTTTAAGCCTAAAGTTGCCCTCCTCCTTTCGTCTTTGAGCCAAGGCCTTCCCTTTCCGGGGTGGCCTCGAAGACGACAAGGAGTCCTCGCAATGCGTGCACCGCTTACCCGCTCCATGACCTTCACGTTCAGCCTGCTGGGCGTGATGTTGAGCCCGGACCTGCTGGCTGAAACCGACACCGAGCATCCTCCGGCCAAGGCCCTTGAACTGGGCGCCACCCGCATCACCGCCGAGGGCCTCGGGGCCACCACCGAGCACACCGGGGCCTATACCACCGGCTCGATGAGCACCGCCACCCGCCTGAACCTGTCCATCAAGGAAACACCGCAATCGATCTCGGTGACCACTCGCCAGCAGATGGATGATTTCAACCTCAACACCTTGACCGACGTACTGCGCCAGACCACCGGGGTCAACGTTCAGCACTATGACTCCGACCGCGTGTACTACTCCTCCCGTGGCTATGGCATCTCCAATTACCAGGTTGACGGGATGCTCAATACCTTTGGCTATATGAAGTCCGATGCCGACACCATCATCTACGACCATATCGAAGTGGTGCGCGGCGCTACCGGCCTGACCACCGGCGCCGGCGACCCCTCCGCCACCGTCAATATGGTTCGCAAGCGGCCCACCGCCCAATGGCAGGCGCAAACCGGCATCAGCGGCGGCAGCCATGACAACTATTACAGCTACGTCGATGTGGGCGGCCCGCTTGCGTTCGATGGCAAACTGCGCGGGCGCACCGTGCTGGCCTACCGCGACAGCCAGTCCTTCCGAGACAACTACGGGCTGCAGCGGGCCGTGGGCTACGGCATTCTCGAAGGCGACCTGTCGGACGATACCGTGCTTGCCGTAGGCTTTGATTACCAGAACAAGCAGGTACAGGGCACTTCGTGGGGCACCGTGCCGTATTGGAACAGCCAGGGCGGCAAGGCCGGGCTGTCACGGTCCACCAATATGGCGGCGCACTGGAGCTCCTGGCCGCTGACGGACAAGACCGCCTTCGCGACGCTCGATCATCGGCTGGCGGGCGACTGGCACTTGAAGGCGGCCTACACCCATCGGCAAAGCGACACGGATGGCAAGGTGTACTACGGCGGCGCGGGCTTTCCCAATGAAGACCGCAGCGGCATGTATGCGTGGTCCAGCCACATGCTCGGCCGCTCGAAAATGGAGGCTATCGACCTCAACCTCGCCGGCAGCTATGCCCTGTTGGGCCGCGAACATGCGCTGATGATGGGCTATGGCGAGGCCGCACAACGGGATGCCTCTCCCTTTATGCGCAGGGGCGCGACGCCTCCCGGCTACAACATCATTGATGACTGGAAATACATGGGTGGCATCGGCAAGTTTCCTGACACGGTCACGAACCTAAAAGGTGAACACAGCAACAAGCAGCAGAAGGCTGGCTACCTGGCCACGCGGCTGAGCCTCACCGACCGCTTGCACGCCGTGCTGGGCAGCCGCTATGGCAGTTGGTCGTTGAACAGCGCAAACCCCGAATACGACGACAACGACCAACTCACCAGCGCCGGCAAGACCTCCCAGACCCACAATGATATGTGGACGCCTTACGCCGGGCTGCTGTACGACGTGACGCCGCAGTACACGGTCTACGCAAGCTACACCGACATCTTCAAGCCCCAGAGCCTGCGCGACGCCAACAAGAAGTACCTGGAGCCGGTGGTGGGCAGCAACTATGAAGTTGGTCTCAAGGGCAGCTTGCTGAACGAGCGCGTAAACGTGGCGGCCGCGTATTTCTGGAGTAAACAGGACAACGTCGCCGAACTGGACGACTCGGTAGCCCCGAACCCGACCACTGGCGAGGAGTACTACAAGTCCGGCGGCAAAGGTAACAAGGTCAACGGCTTCGAACTGGAGGTCGCGGGGGAAGTCATGCCCGACTGGAACCTGACGGCAGGCTACACCTATACCCACTCGTTGAATGGTTCAAGCAAACGCACCAACAGCCAGCAGCCGTTAAACTTGCTGAAGGTGTCCAGCGCCTACCGGCTACCCGGTGCATGGCGCAACCTGACGGTCGGCGGCGCGGTGAATTGGCAGAGTGATATCTATGATTTCAGTAATCGGCCGACCGGGGCACGGGATGCCGATGGCAATTTGATCACCACGCGGGCGAAGATCACCCAGCAGGCTTACACCGTGGTCAACCTGATGTCCCGTTACCAATTCGATGAACATCTTTCGGCCTCGCTTAACATCAATAACTTATTTGATAAAAAATATTACGAACGCGTCGGCTTTTATAACGGCGTTTACTGGGGAGACCCACGCGGCGTCACGCTTGCGCTGAACTGGAGGCTGTAAACGCCGAACCGGAAGTTAACAAAACCGTTAACTTTCCATCAGCGTCGCGTTAATTCCCACTTAATAAGATCCCCTCATAGTCGCTCCATGAATCTGATCAAGGAGCGACCGGATACCGATCACTCTTAATGGGAATACCGCCATGAAACTTACTACCGTACTGCTCGCCAGCCTGATGACCCTGACCTCCGCCGCCGCTTTCGCAGAGGGTGGCGCGGAGCGTTCAAAAGCGTTCTATAAGAACTTCAACCTCACCCAGACTCAGATACACGGCACTCAGGATCGTATTGCCGCCGCCGATGGCAAAAACATCAAGAAAGATTCGATTAAACAATCGGCTGACGAGAACCAACCGAAAAGCTGATTCAACCGTAATACCCCCTGCCATACCGCTCCGATGGCTAAGGTTAACTTGGCGCCATTTAATGGCGCCTTTTTTTTGCCTGTTATTTATTAAAGAGGCTTACTCCAGAACAGCATGCGCCCGAACTCAGGGTCAAACTTGGAATCATCAAAGCCAAACTTCCGGTAGGCCGACTGAGCCACGCCATTGCCTTCAAGCACCTCCAGGGTGATTTTGCAGCAGCCACGCTGCCGGGCAATTTCCTCGACCTTCTGCAGCATTTTCTGGCTCAGCCCCAGCCCACGAAACGCACTCATCACCGCCACGTCGTGGACGTTAACCAGAGGGCGGCAGGCAAAGGTGGAAAACCCCTCAAAACAATTCACCAAGCCTGCCGGCTCTCCGCCGACAAACGCCAGCACGCTGAAAGCATGCGGACGCTTGGCCAGTTCGGCCGGCAATTGCTCCAGAAGGTCGGCAGGCAGGCTGTGGCCGCCACCCATCGGGTCTTCGGCGTAATGATTGAGCACACGGCCAATGGCTTCGGCGTGCACAGGGTTGGTGTAGCTGGCTTGCAGCACCAGGATATCTGGGGTGTCCATTTCCTTCCTCGATCACGACAACAAGGGAATCGGCTCCCTTAGCGGTGCACGATTGTAAGCGTGGAGTCCGTGCAGGATGAAGGAGATTAACCACAAATATCTGTCTGAAATTGCGAAGGCTGTACCGCTAAAAAAGCCTGATAGATCAATTGCGTGCTTTCTTCTTACAGCGCTTGGCCAAATCGCTGCAGTTGCATTTCTTGCAGCCGGCTCAGGGTGCGGCGGAACGCAAACCCCAGGTAGCCCTCGGTATACAGGCGCTCCAGCGGCACACGGGCTTCGATGTAGAGCGGCACCCTGCGGTCGTAGCACTCATCCACCAATGCAATAAACCGACGCACGCTGTCATCGTGTACCGACAGCTGCGGCAACTCGCGATCACCGGCCACCACGCGCTCGGCACCGTCTTCGGTGCCACGGGCGATCCGGCCCGGACGTGTTTGCGCACTCAGGTTCGGCACTTGGCCCAGCAGGATCACCTTGAAGCGATCACACAGCAGCATGAAGTCCATCGCCGCCAGGGGTTGCTCGCACAGTTCGGCATAGGTGCACCACAGCACTGTGTCACTGAAGCGCACGGCCATGAGGCAACGGTGGCCGACCGTGACCGGCCCGCTGTTCACCGCCTGCCCTTCGGCCAAGTGCTCGAACACGCTGGCCAGCGCTTCGGGCTGGTTGACCCAGTAACGCTGCTGCCCAACGCCTGGGTGCAGGCGGTGGTCCTCAGCGCCGTCCACCGCCACCACCTGCAGATGCTGCTTGATCGCCGCTATGCCCGGCAGGAATCGGTCACGGTTGAAGCCCTCGGCGTATAACTGGTCAGGGGGTTGGTTGGAGGTGCAGACCATTACCACGCCCTCCTCGAACATCACCTGAAACAGCCGGCCGAGGATGATTGCGTCACCGATGTCATTGACAAACAACTCGTCGAAACACAACACCCGAACCTCGCGGCTCAGCTCCCGCGCCAACGCCTGCAACGGGTCATGGGTGCCAGTGAGCTTGAACAGCCGCTGATGCACCCAGCCCATGAAATGATGAAAATGCTGACGCCGCGCCGGCACCCGCAGGCTCTGGTAGAACTGGTCCATCAGCCAGGTCTTGCCGCGGCCCACCGGCCCCCAGAGGTAGACGCCGAGAATCGGCGTGCGGCCCTGATGCAGGGCCTCATGGCAAGCCTGCAAGGCGGCCACCGCACGACGCTGGGCGTCGTCGGCAACAAAACCCTGCTGGGCAATGGCGTATTGATAAGCGGTGAGGGGCGAGTCGAAAGTCATGCCCGCCAGTATGACCTACAGCGAAATATCCAGCCGCGAAATCTTGCCCTGCTCGTTCAGGCGAAAGGTGTAGCGCAGCTCCAGCGGGCTGCCGGGAAAATTGCCGGAGACCACATTGTTGACCAGCACCTTACCGGTGCGATATTGCACCTTGAGCACGTCGACACGAGGTTGATAACGACGCCCGGTGTCTTCCATCCAGCGCGCTATGGCGGCGGTGCCGACCTGGTGCTGGCCTTCGTCGAAAACGTTGGCGTCATCGGCAAAACAGTCGGCGACGGCCGAGGTGTCGCGGGTATTGGTCGCCGCGAGATAGGCCACGATAGCCGGGGCCAATTCTGGAACAGGCATGCAAAGCTCCTTTTTTGGTGGTTATGGCGCCATGCTAAGCCAGGGTTGTGTCAGTTTTTGTCAGGAGTAAACGGCGCGGATTGATTCTGTTCCATCCGCTTGCGCCAGGCCCGCAGCCAGTCACTGCGCCGCCCCGGATAGCGCTCGCCGAGGGTTTGGGCACTCGCCACGCGGTCGGTACGGAAGGTGCGATACGCGCCACGCAACTCGCACCAGGCCACGATCACTCGCACTTCATTGAGAAACCCCAGCGCCAGCGGCCAGATCAGGCGTTGGCTGTGGGCTTGGCTGGCGTCTGCATAGTCGATGTGCAACTTGGCCTGGGTGCGAATGGCCTCGCGAAAGACATCCAGCGGCACGCGGTTTTCCGGGTAGCCGAAGCCTGGCGGGCCGGGCAGCAGCGTCGGGTTACGCAGGGCTTCCTGGGCCGCCGGGTCGAGCACATCGGCGATTTTTGCCAGGGCGTTG
The genomic region above belongs to Pseudomonas poae and contains:
- a CDS encoding GNAT family N-acetyltransferase, whose translation is MDTPDILVLQASYTNPVHAEAIGRVLNHYAEDPMGGGHSLPADLLEQLPAELAKRPHAFSVLAFVGGEPAGLVNCFEGFSTFACRPLVNVHDVAVMSAFRGLGLSQKMLQKVEEIARQRGCCKITLEVLEGNGVAQSAYRKFGFDDSKFDPEFGRMLFWSKPL
- a CDS encoding TonB-dependent siderophore receptor, whose product is MRAPLTRSMTFTFSLLGVMLSPDLLAETDTEHPPAKALELGATRITAEGLGATTEHTGAYTTGSMSTATRLNLSIKETPQSISVTTRQQMDDFNLNTLTDVLRQTTGVNVQHYDSDRVYYSSRGYGISNYQVDGMLNTFGYMKSDADTIIYDHIEVVRGATGLTTGAGDPSATVNMVRKRPTAQWQAQTGISGGSHDNYYSYVDVGGPLAFDGKLRGRTVLAYRDSQSFRDNYGLQRAVGYGILEGDLSDDTVLAVGFDYQNKQVQGTSWGTVPYWNSQGGKAGLSRSTNMAAHWSSWPLTDKTAFATLDHRLAGDWHLKAAYTHRQSDTDGKVYYGGAGFPNEDRSGMYAWSSHMLGRSKMEAIDLNLAGSYALLGREHALMMGYGEAAQRDASPFMRRGATPPGYNIIDDWKYMGGIGKFPDTVTNLKGEHSNKQQKAGYLATRLSLTDRLHAVLGSRYGSWSLNSANPEYDDNDQLTSAGKTSQTHNDMWTPYAGLLYDVTPQYTVYASYTDIFKPQSLRDANKKYLEPVVGSNYEVGLKGSLLNERVNVAAAYFWSKQDNVAELDDSVAPNPTTGEEYYKSGGKGNKVNGFELEVAGEVMPDWNLTAGYTYTHSLNGSSKRTNSQQPLNLLKVSSAYRLPGAWRNLTVGGAVNWQSDIYDFSNRPTGARDADGNLITTRAKITQQAYTVVNLMSRYQFDEHLSASLNINNLFDKKYYERVGFYNGVYWGDPRGVTLALNWRL
- a CDS encoding DUF6026 family protein, with protein sequence MSTAQMSRPPQTLYVTLRRDELRQLKDERDQLQQEVMRLRAHIIQSQLDQPAGAQPALC
- a CDS encoding nuclear transport factor 2 family protein: MPVPELAPAIVAYLAATNTRDTSAVADCFADDANVFDEGQHQVGTAAIARWMEDTGRRYQPRVDVLKVQYRTGKVLVNNVVSGNFPGSPLELRYTFRLNEQGKISRLDISL
- the zapE gene encoding cell division protein ZapE → MTFDSPLTAYQYAIAQQGFVADDAQRRAVAALQACHEALHQGRTPILGVYLWGPVGRGKTWLMDQFYQSLRVPARRQHFHHFMGWVHQRLFKLTGTHDPLQALARELSREVRVLCFDELFVNDIGDAIILGRLFQVMFEEGVVMVCTSNQPPDQLYAEGFNRDRFLPGIAAIKQHLQVVAVDGAEDHRLHPGVGQQRYWVNQPEALASVFEHLAEGQAVNSGPVTVGHRCLMAVRFSDTVLWCTYAELCEQPLAAMDFMLLCDRFKVILLGQVPNLSAQTRPGRIARGTEDGAERVVAGDRELPQLSVHDDSVRRFIALVDECYDRRVPLYIEARVPLERLYTEGYLGFAFRRTLSRLQEMQLQRFGQAL
- a CDS encoding YafY family protein, encoding MSRTTRLLTLLQALRGKKRPVTAAVLAAQLEVSERTLYRDIAELTALGAPIFGEAGVGYVLRSGLFLPPLMLSAEETEAIVLGLRYVDQRGDDVLSRAAANALAKIADVLDPAAQEALRNPTLLPGPPGFGYPENRVPLDVFREAIRTQAKLHIDYADASQAHSQRLIWPLALGFLNEVRVIVAWCELRGAYRTFRTDRVASAQTLGERYPGRRSDWLRAWRKRMEQNQSAPFTPDKN